The following proteins are co-located in the Candidatus Avedoeria danica genome:
- a CDS encoding CsbD family protein yields the protein MNSDMIKGDWKQMRGQVKEAFGKLTDDDLLVAEGNVEQLTGAIQKRYGYTREQAAQEWTAFTERTANGTANTADVVRGRAANAAEHVRGAAASTVDAVRGAAGNAADAVRGAAATGAAAASEAAAKAARVIDPTTNKDARPELRDR from the coding sequence ATGAACTCAGACATGATCAAGGGCGACTGGAAGCAGATGCGCGGCCAGGTCAAGGAAGCGTTCGGCAAGCTGACCGACGATGACCTGCTTGTCGCCGAAGGCAACGTGGAGCAGTTGACCGGCGCCATCCAGAAGCGCTACGGCTACACGCGCGAACAGGCCGCCCAGGAGTGGACAGCGTTCACCGAGCGCACCGCCAACGGAACGGCGAACACCGCCGACGTCGTTCGCGGCCGAGCGGCAAACGCTGCGGAGCACGTGCGCGGTGCCGCGGCGAGCACCGTTGACGCCGTGCGCGGCGCTGCCGGCAACGCCGCCGATGCCGTACGCGGCGCGGCAGCCACCGGTGCTGCCGCGGCAAGCGAGGCGGCGGCGAAGGCGGCGCGCGTCATCGACCCGACCACCAACAAGGACGCCCGCCCCGAGCTTCGAGACCGCTAG
- a CDS encoding ribonuclease J, which yields MSAKLRIIPLGGFGEVGRNLTAIEYDEQIIIIDCGLMFPESDMPGVDLILPNFTYLQDHVDKVLAYFITHGHEDHHGALPFVLPHVPAPIYATALTRGLIEVKLKEHGLLAMAEIHTITTEDVIDIGPFHVEPFRVSHSIPDTVGFAVDTPLGLIVHTAEYKFDLTPVNGETTDIHRLAEYGQRGVLALLSDSTNAERPGHTPSEAIVRETLERVFERAPGRIIISTFASNISRVQETLNVAAEFGRKVALVGRSMENNCRMALELGYLKAEPGLIVSLRDLEKLPLDEVAIVCTGTQGEPTSALVRMANDNHRDVSLIKGDTVVLSATPIPGNEELVHRTLNELFRHGADVLYSALSPVHVSGHANREEQKLMLKIVAPRYFIPNGGEHRMLCLHGRMAKDLGMADEDIFILESGDAVEFDGKGARKVTRVANGEYIYVDGKSVGTVTEAILRDRRQLASSGFVTPIIVVDRTTRRLVADPEIVTRGFVIYKNSAELIEELVKHVAGVVDRAADGVPAQSTSSGGRRDRGRDFDRGRDGDQDREAADEGGGAGATRGGATAELAERVKNSLSGFVQDRTGRRPIVLPIVIEV from the coding sequence TTGAGCGCCAAACTGCGCATCATCCCCCTCGGGGGCTTCGGCGAGGTCGGCCGCAACCTGACGGCCATCGAGTACGACGAACAGATCATCATCATCGACTGCGGGCTCATGTTCCCTGAAAGCGACATGCCCGGGGTCGACCTCATCCTCCCCAACTTCACCTACCTCCAGGACCACGTCGACAAGGTCCTGGCCTACTTCATCACCCATGGCCACGAGGATCACCACGGCGCGCTGCCGTTCGTCCTGCCCCACGTCCCGGCGCCCATCTACGCCACCGCCCTGACGCGCGGCCTCATCGAGGTCAAGCTGAAAGAGCACGGCCTGCTGGCCATGGCCGAGATCCACACGATCACGACCGAGGACGTCATCGACATCGGCCCGTTCCATGTCGAGCCGTTCCGCGTCAGCCACAGCATCCCCGACACCGTCGGCTTCGCCGTCGACACGCCACTCGGGCTGATCGTCCACACGGCCGAGTACAAGTTCGACCTCACGCCCGTCAACGGCGAGACGACGGACATCCACCGCTTGGCCGAATACGGCCAGCGCGGCGTGCTGGCGCTCCTCAGCGACAGCACGAACGCCGAGCGGCCCGGCCATACGCCCTCCGAGGCGATCGTCCGCGAGACGCTCGAGCGCGTGTTCGAGCGCGCGCCGGGGCGGATCATCATCAGCACGTTCGCCAGCAACATCAGCCGCGTCCAGGAGACGCTGAACGTGGCCGCCGAGTTCGGGCGCAAGGTGGCGCTTGTCGGCCGGTCGATGGAGAACAACTGCCGGATGGCCCTCGAGCTCGGCTACCTGAAGGCCGAGCCGGGCCTGATCGTCTCCTTGCGGGATCTCGAAAAGCTGCCGCTGGACGAGGTCGCGATCGTCTGCACGGGCACGCAGGGCGAGCCGACGAGCGCGCTCGTGCGGATGGCCAACGACAATCACCGCGACGTCAGCCTGATCAAGGGCGACACCGTCGTCCTCTCCGCCACCCCCATCCCGGGCAACGAGGAACTCGTCCACCGCACGCTGAACGAGCTCTTCCGTCACGGCGCCGACGTCCTGTACTCGGCCCTGTCACCGGTGCACGTCTCCGGCCACGCAAACCGCGAAGAGCAGAAGCTCATGCTGAAGATCGTCGCGCCGCGCTACTTCATCCCGAACGGCGGGGAGCACCGCATGCTCTGCCTGCACGGCCGGATGGCCAAGGACCTCGGGATGGCGGACGAGGACATCTTCATCCTCGAGAGCGGCGACGCCGTCGAGTTTGACGGCAAAGGTGCGCGCAAGGTTACCCGGGTGGCGAACGGCGAGTACATCTATGTGGACGGCAAGAGCGTCGGCACCGTCACCGAAGCGATCCTGCGGGATCGCCGCCAGCTGGCGAGCAGCGGCTTCGTGACCCCGATCATCGTCGTCGACCGGACGACGCGCCGCTTGGTCGCCGATCCCGAGATCGTGACCCGCGGCTTCGTCATCTACAAGAACTCGGCGGAGCTGATCGAGGAACTCGTCAAGCACGTCGCCGGCGTCGTCGACCGCGCCGCGGACGGTGTGCCGGCCCAGAGCACGTCGTCCGGCGGACGTCGTGACAGGGGCCGCGACTTCGACCGTGGCCGTGACGGGGACCAAGACCGCGAAGCGGCCGATGAGGGCGGCGGTGCCGGCGCGACGCGCGGCGGGGCGACGGCGGAGCTGGCGGAGCGGGTGAAGAACTCGCTGTCCGGGTTCGTCCAGGACCGGACCGGGCGGCGGCCGATCGTGCTGCCGATCGTCATCGAGGTCTGA
- a CDS encoding sensor histidine kinase: MPIPPDEVADTAQAHERDLESMNAELEYRVARRSAALELTNERLRASRTELRRLSRELLEIAERERKRLSREVHDQIGQALTGLKMDLTTTRRRLERSDVEGAQASLSSAIELVDDTVRMARRIALDLRPSLLDDFGLAAAVEWQLEDFGQRSGIRHQLATDVDESAISPAVATAAYRILNEALTNIARHAAASAVDVRLATDGSHLTLVVRDDGRGITSEEQSGPHALGLLGIRERARQLGGRVTVVGEHGRGTVLTLVLPLETPDTLETEEDPHDEGADR; this comes from the coding sequence ATGCCGATCCCCCCCGACGAAGTGGCGGACACAGCTCAGGCGCACGAGCGCGACCTCGAGTCGATGAACGCCGAGCTCGAGTACCGCGTGGCACGCCGATCGGCGGCCCTCGAGCTCACGAACGAGCGGCTGCGCGCCTCGCGCACGGAGTTGCGACGGCTGTCGCGCGAGCTGCTGGAGATCGCCGAGCGGGAGCGAAAGCGGTTGTCCCGCGAGGTGCACGATCAGATCGGCCAGGCGTTGACCGGCCTGAAGATGGACCTCACGACCACGCGCCGCCGGCTGGAGCGGTCCGATGTCGAGGGCGCCCAGGCCAGCCTGTCGTCGGCCATCGAACTCGTCGACGACACCGTCCGCATGGCCCGGCGCATCGCCCTCGACCTCCGCCCGAGCCTGCTGGACGACTTCGGCCTGGCCGCTGCGGTCGAGTGGCAGCTCGAGGACTTCGGGCAGCGATCCGGCATCCGCCATCAGCTCGCCACGGACGTCGACGAGAGCGCGATCTCGCCGGCGGTCGCCACGGCGGCATATCGGATCCTCAACGAAGCGCTGACGAACATCGCCCGCCACGCGGCGGCGAGCGCGGTGGACGTGCGGTTGGCGACGGACGGATCGCACCTCACCCTCGTCGTCCGCGACGACGGGCGCGGGATCACAAGCGAGGAGCAGTCGGGCCCGCACGCGCTGGGCCTGCTCGGCATCCGCGAGCGGGCGCGCCAGCTCGGCGGGCGCGTGACCGTCGTCGGCGAACACGGCCGCGGCACCGTATTGACGCTCGTCCTGCCGCTCGAAACCCCGGACACCTTGGAGACGGAGGAGGACCCGCATGACGAGGGTGCTGATCGCTGA
- a CDS encoding HAMP domain-containing protein has protein sequence MMYGSLRARVLAVVFLALLSFFVMVVAVAPTSIGRGPSSVLGLVGGGIVALALAWVSTGSIISQPAERVVSAARRLREGDSTARAALRDRSEIGEMARSFDELAEALRTRERELEALNADLEERVAHRSAALERANGELSASQAELRRLSHELLEVVELERLRLSREVHDQIGQALTGIKMDVAAARRRLAADDVAGANKRLAAAIETVDDTVQLARRIALNLRPSLLDDCGLMPAAEWQMEEFGRRTGIPYQLTAKVDESVIRPQLGTAAYRILEEALTNITRHANASKVDVQLATTTTDFTLTVRDDGRGITDQDRAAQRSLGLVGMRERTLQLGGTLAIVGRSGGDHGTTLTLTLPIEHPTSRGAAP, from the coding sequence ATGATGTATGGCAGTCTGCGCGCACGCGTTCTAGCGGTCGTCTTCCTGGCGCTCCTGTCGTTCTTCGTGATGGTCGTCGCCGTCGCGCCGACGAGTATCGGGCGCGGTCCGTCGAGCGTCCTCGGACTGGTGGGTGGGGGCATAGTGGCCCTCGCCCTCGCCTGGGTCAGCACGGGCTCGATCATCTCGCAACCGGCCGAGCGCGTCGTGTCGGCCGCGCGGCGGCTGCGCGAAGGCGATTCGACGGCGCGCGCTGCGCTCCGGGATCGCAGCGAGATCGGGGAGATGGCGCGCTCGTTCGACGAGCTGGCTGAGGCTCTCCGGACGCGTGAGCGTGAACTCGAGGCGCTTAACGCCGATCTCGAGGAGCGCGTTGCGCATCGGTCCGCGGCGCTCGAGCGTGCGAACGGCGAGCTGAGCGCGTCGCAGGCCGAGCTGCGGCGCTTGTCGCACGAGCTGCTCGAGGTAGTGGAGCTGGAGCGGCTGCGATTGTCCCGCGAGGTACACGACCAGATCGGTCAGGCGCTGACGGGCATCAAGATGGATGTCGCCGCGGCGCGTCGTCGCCTGGCTGCGGACGACGTGGCCGGGGCGAACAAGCGTCTGGCAGCGGCGATCGAGACCGTCGACGACACGGTGCAATTGGCGCGCCGGATCGCGCTGAACCTCCGCCCGAGCCTGCTCGACGACTGCGGCCTGATGCCGGCGGCCGAGTGGCAGATGGAGGAGTTCGGGCGCCGCACCGGGATCCCCTATCAGCTGACGGCCAAAGTGGACGAGAGCGTCATCCGACCCCAGCTCGGAACGGCGGCCTATCGCATTCTGGAAGAGGCGCTGACGAACATCACCCGGCATGCGAATGCGTCGAAGGTCGACGTCCAATTGGCGACGACGACGACGGACTTCACGCTGACGGTCCGCGACGACGGCCGCGGCATCACCGACCAGGATCGGGCTGCACAGCGTTCGCTCGGCCTGGTCGGGATGCGCGAGCGGACGCTGCAACTGGGGGGAACGCTCGCGATCGTGGGACGGAGCGGCGGCGATCACGGGACGACGCTGACGCTCACCCTGCCGATCGAGCATCCGACCAGTCGAGGCGCAGCACCGTGA
- a CDS encoding Uma2 family endonuclease, with product MITRTKLMTAEELAAIPDLPGRSELVRGEYIEMSPGSGGHGFVAARVAFRIAAFIEDHSHLGRVYAAETGFVLFRNPDTVRGPDASFLSFPRADHPLDQAGFIEGPPDLAVEVVSPNDTERYVAEKVADYLGAGTPLVWVVRPRKRTVTVHDASGDVRVLGEGEVLDGGDVLPGFEVEVGRLFA from the coding sequence ATGATCACCCGGACCAAGCTGATGACCGCGGAAGAGCTGGCGGCGATTCCGGATCTTCCCGGGCGGTCCGAGCTCGTCCGAGGGGAGTACATCGAGATGTCGCCTGGCAGCGGCGGTCACGGGTTCGTGGCCGCAAGAGTAGCGTTCCGCATCGCCGCATTCATCGAGGACCACTCACACCTTGGCAGGGTGTACGCAGCCGAGACCGGCTTTGTCCTATTCCGCAATCCGGACACGGTGCGCGGCCCAGATGCATCGTTCCTCTCCTTCCCCCGCGCAGACCACCCGCTAGACCAAGCCGGCTTCATTGAAGGACCACCCGACTTGGCCGTCGAGGTCGTCTCGCCGAACGACACTGAGCGGTACGTGGCTGAGAAGGTCGCCGACTACCTCGGCGCCGGCACGCCACTTGTCTGGGTGGTGCGACCGCGGAAGCGCACGGTGACAGTTCACGATGCGAGCGGCGACGTACGGGTGCTGGGCGAGGGCGAGGTGCTGGACGGAGGAGATGTGCTGCCAGGGTTTGAGGTGGAGGTCGGGCGGTTGTTTGCGTGA
- a CDS encoding polysaccharide deacetylase family protein — protein sequence MSPTHPRSGAVPLRTAALATTVLMLVTIAHRPIPSPPPSPVPDVATSASTEPEWRPRSTSDVPTAALAVHSGAVRSGRSLAKIVLPPDPNGIRRAPVPILLYHHVTADVPATSALRETTVSPAALELHLTALERDGWTVVALDAVVDALALGTPLPPKAVVLTFDDGWRDQFDIALPILQRHGVTATFFITTEPVEAGWIGSLTWGHVKALAEGGMTIGAHTRTHRDLLGLSDAALADELTASADVIAARTGTRPRLLAYPYGNFDGRVLAAAAAAGYTAAVTANPDGYAAGESLLALPRIAVRGGCDTKAAFEGCVGAWLGEAEGWWEAVAPGRGSR from the coding sequence ATGTCCCCGACCCACCCCCGCTCCGGTGCCGTCCCACTGCGCACCGCGGCGCTCGCCACCACCGTACTCATGCTCGTGACGATCGCCCACCGGCCGATCCCGTCCCCGCCGCCTTCGCCGGTGCCGGACGTGGCGACATCGGCATCGACCGAGCCCGAATGGCGGCCGCGATCCACATCCGACGTACCGACCGCGGCCCTCGCGGTCCACAGCGGCGCCGTGCGGTCCGGGCGTTCGCTTGCGAAGATCGTCCTTCCGCCCGACCCGAACGGCATCCGCCGCGCGCCGGTGCCGATCCTGCTCTACCACCACGTCACCGCCGACGTTCCGGCAACGTCGGCCCTGCGGGAGACGACGGTTTCGCCGGCCGCGCTCGAGCTGCACCTCACCGCCCTCGAGCGCGACGGCTGGACGGTCGTCGCCCTCGACGCCGTCGTCGATGCCCTCGCTCTCGGCACGCCGCTGCCGCCGAAGGCCGTCGTGCTGACGTTCGACGACGGTTGGCGCGACCAGTTCGACATCGCGCTGCCGATCCTGCAGCGGCACGGCGTGACGGCGACGTTCTTCATCACGACCGAGCCCGTGGAGGCCGGCTGGATCGGCTCGCTGACCTGGGGTCACGTCAAGGCGCTGGCGGAGGGCGGCATGACGATCGGGGCCCACACCCGCACGCACCGCGATCTGCTCGGCCTGTCCGACGCCGCCCTGGCGGACGAGCTGACGGCCTCGGCCGACGTCATCGCCGCCCGCACCGGCACGCGCCCGCGCCTTCTTGCCTACCCGTACGGCAACTTCGACGGCCGCGTGCTGGCGGCGGCGGCGGCGGCCGGGTATACGGCGGCGGTCACGGCGAACCCCGACGGATATGCGGCCGGCGAGTCGCTGCTGGCGCTGCCGCGCATCGCGGTGCGCGGGGGATGCGACACGAAGGCGGCGTTCGAAGGGTGCGTGGGGGCTTGGCTGGGGGAGGCCGAGGGGTGGTGGGAGGCGGTTGCGCCGGGGAGGGGGTCACGCTAG
- a CDS encoding glycosyltransferase family 39 protein, producing the protein MIERLRQLPRGLIAVLALSLTLNSIGAGWGLPNDRSWSNDDPTPKVPLRIGQIWCCGDNKYPYLQPLITRAVYAPSVAWWRHNGDIVEPCDDLGDADCFRRPYDQLGWLMRLSRLLAAAMGAGVVAAVYAMTRRLYADRRAAFFAALAAAVVHELVLFSHWGNVDVPYLFWFAWSIVAFIDVVDRGRVRDYAAFGLLSSAALSTKESIVGAYVLVGVAILVVHARRALAARPPGQAATYALERSLTADPRLTVLLLCLFGLYGIVNNVVFNWAGFQAHVGHWIGGTGIDPWNDRFTGHAALLATFAARLRDAAGWPWLAAAGVGAAWATWRDRRTAWVLLPAVSYYLFTIAPIRYTYTRFTLPVAILLAVPVGWLAARVFADRRVWVRDAVDGGGGGSGRDIVDTDPPGRRSGIAANVARSVLALTFLHALLYSIHADVMLLTDGRFAAERWLVAEVPREARVVVIGSSSYLPRLDWLGYEPERLDDDDASLAAVQAEDADVVVTTRRARAPGIGADPTLVDQLVAAGYAVRYDAASPAPLAPLLGTAYIESRVNPRTVILVRGDVAVPASSP; encoded by the coding sequence GTGATCGAGCGCTTGCGGCAGCTGCCGCGTGGCCTGATCGCCGTGCTGGCGCTGTCGCTGACACTGAACAGCATCGGCGCCGGCTGGGGGCTTCCGAACGACCGCTCGTGGTCGAACGACGATCCGACGCCGAAGGTGCCGCTGCGGATCGGGCAGATCTGGTGCTGCGGCGACAACAAGTACCCCTACCTCCAGCCGCTGATCACCCGCGCCGTGTACGCTCCGTCCGTGGCTTGGTGGCGGCACAACGGCGACATCGTCGAGCCGTGCGACGACCTCGGCGACGCGGACTGCTTCCGCCGGCCGTACGACCAGCTCGGCTGGCTGATGCGCCTGTCGCGCCTGCTCGCGGCTGCCATGGGTGCCGGCGTCGTGGCGGCCGTCTACGCGATGACGCGCCGCTTGTACGCCGACCGCCGCGCCGCGTTCTTCGCCGCCCTCGCCGCCGCCGTCGTCCACGAGCTCGTCCTGTTCAGCCACTGGGGCAACGTCGACGTCCCGTATCTCTTCTGGTTCGCATGGTCCATCGTGGCGTTCATCGACGTCGTCGATCGCGGCCGGGTGCGGGACTACGCCGCGTTCGGCCTGCTGTCGTCGGCGGCGCTGTCGACGAAGGAGAGCATCGTCGGCGCGTATGTCCTCGTCGGTGTGGCGATCCTCGTCGTCCACGCACGGCGGGCGTTGGCGGCCCGGCCGCCCGGCCAAGCCGCGACCTACGCACTGGAGCGCTCTCTCACCGCCGATCCGCGGCTGACCGTTCTCCTCCTGTGCCTGTTCGGCCTGTACGGGATCGTGAACAATGTCGTCTTCAACTGGGCCGGCTTCCAGGCCCACGTCGGCCATTGGATCGGCGGCACCGGCATCGACCCGTGGAACGACCGCTTCACCGGCCACGCCGCGCTCCTGGCGACGTTCGCCGCCCGGTTGCGCGACGCCGCCGGCTGGCCGTGGCTCGCCGCGGCGGGCGTCGGCGCGGCGTGGGCGACGTGGCGGGACCGGCGGACGGCGTGGGTGCTGTTGCCGGCGGTGTCGTACTACCTCTTCACGATCGCACCGATCCGGTACACGTACACGCGCTTCACGCTGCCGGTGGCGATCCTGTTGGCGGTGCCGGTGGGGTGGCTGGCGGCGCGGGTGTTCGCGGACCGCCGTGTCTGGGTCCGTGACGCCGTCGACGGCGGTGGCGGTGGAAGTGGCCGGGACATCGTCGATACCGACCCGCCTGGTCGCCGGTCCGGCATCGCAGCCAACGTCGCGCGTTCCGTCCTGGCCCTCACCTTCCTCCACGCCCTCCTCTACAGCATCCACGCCGACGTCATGCTCCTCACCGACGGCCGCTTCGCCGCCGAACGCTGGCTGGTGGCCGAGGTGCCGCGCGAAGCCCGCGTCGTCGTGATCGGCTCATCGAGCTACCTGCCGCGCCTGGACTGGTTGGGCTACGAACCCGAACGTCTGGACGATGACGACGCCTCGCTGGCCGCCGTGCAGGCCGAGGACGCCGACGTCGTCGTCACGACGCGCCGCGCCCGCGCGCCCGGCATCGGCGCCGACCCGACGCTCGTCGACCAGCTCGTGGCGGCCGGCTACGCCGTTCGTTACGATGCGGCGAGTCCTGCGCCGCTCGCGCCGCTGCTCGGCACGGCGTACATCGAATCGCGCGTGAACCCGCGGACCGTCATCTTGGTGCGCGGGGACGTCGCGGTGCCGGCGTCGTCGCCGTGA
- a CDS encoding MmcQ/YjbR family DNA-binding protein, translating into MRVLLLAKPGAAEDFPFGPETHVFKVAGKVFAIMGADDDRPANVSLKCDPDLAPLLREQYDAVVPGYHLNKAHWNTVVLDGSVPDEELRDWVAMSYDLVVAGLSRAVRAGLAEPPSG; encoded by the coding sequence ATGCGAGTGCTGCTCCTGGCGAAGCCGGGCGCGGCCGAGGACTTCCCGTTCGGCCCCGAGACGCACGTCTTCAAGGTGGCCGGCAAGGTCTTCGCGATCATGGGCGCGGACGACGACCGCCCGGCGAACGTCAGCCTCAAGTGCGATCCGGATCTGGCGCCGCTCCTGCGCGAGCAGTATGACGCGGTGGTGCCGGGGTATCACCTGAACAAGGCGCACTGGAACACCGTTGTGCTCGACGGGAGCGTACCGGACGAGGAACTTCGTGACTGGGTTGCGATGTCCTATGACCTGGTGGTCGCGGGGTTGTCGAGAGCAGTGCGGGCGGGGTTGGCGGAACCGCCGAGCGGATAG
- a CDS encoding response regulator transcription factor, producing MSDVGICSVRSQGDQPWLRTVVRMTSHAQPSASSPWPSIHRAVATPGLVTMSVATEPIVVLILEDGLLLRQRLVELIRTVDGIDVVLEAGDAPTAVALARQHKPQVVVLDIRVPGDATMRNGLDVLREIKRFAPLTGAIVLTNLSSAPYAHQANHLGADAFLDKSTELDELLPTIESLVAQWRDRGSSIVG from the coding sequence GTGTCCGACGTCGGTATTTGCAGCGTGCGGAGCCAGGGCGATCAGCCCTGGCTCCGCACCGTTGTGCGCATGACGTCGCACGCACAGCCAAGTGCCTCCTCACCGTGGCCGTCCATCCATCGTGCGGTCGCCACCCCCGGGCTTGTCACCATGTCTGTCGCGACCGAACCCATCGTCGTGTTGATCCTCGAGGACGGGCTGCTCCTGCGGCAGCGTCTGGTCGAGTTGATCCGCACGGTCGACGGAATCGACGTCGTTCTCGAAGCCGGCGATGCACCGACCGCCGTGGCGTTGGCCCGGCAGCACAAGCCCCAGGTCGTCGTGCTCGACATCCGCGTGCCGGGCGATGCGACGATGCGCAACGGGCTCGACGTGCTCAGGGAGATCAAGCGGTTCGCGCCGCTCACGGGCGCCATCGTCCTGACGAACCTGTCGTCGGCACCGTATGCCCATCAGGCCAACCATCTCGGTGCGGACGCCTTCCTCGACAAGTCAACCGAATTGGACGAGCTGCTCCCTACCATCGAAAGCCTGGTCGCCCAATGGCGCGACCGGGGCTCGTCGATCGTTGGCTAG
- a CDS encoding homoserine dehydrogenase — protein sequence MSASEPRPPRAAAIIVPGLGGVGRALVRQIVAARPAHARRFGLALDIVALADSGATIIASPLAGARHAVPLHDDLLLALVDAKAAGRGLVDAANDRATAIHSPSVGARHAVPSSSTDGDPAAWRHIPTPHAIVVDCTATDVTTPHLRAALERGWDIVLANKLPLAGTCDDFTFLTGNGVDAGEDVVPGRRGRARWEATVGAGVPLIATLSRLVAADDAVARIEGTFSGTLNYVASELRAGRPLSGIVREAMARGFTEPDPRTDLGGHDMARKALILARMLGWEIGLDDVDVRGLYPPEWDDPAHPDHVADVEMFLRRVPTLDAPTAERVAAAQASGGVYRLIATIADGRAAVAPAVVPADSPLGRLTGTDNLVAFHSRWYDPSPLVLQGRGAGVEATASGVLADVVDLAMRRGGTTAPVAKA from the coding sequence GTGAGCGCGTCCGAACCGCGACCGCCGCGTGCCGCTGCGATCATCGTCCCAGGCCTCGGCGGCGTCGGACGGGCGCTCGTGCGCCAGATCGTCGCGGCCCGCCCGGCGCATGCGCGTCGCTTCGGCTTGGCGCTCGACATCGTGGCGCTGGCCGACAGCGGCGCGACGATCATCGCATCCCCGTTGGCGGGGGCACGGCATGCCGTGCCCCTACACGACGATCTGTTGCTGGCGCTCGTCGACGCGAAGGCGGCAGGGCGCGGCCTGGTCGACGCGGCCAACGACCGAGCCACGGCCATCCATTCCCCGTCGGTAGGGGCACGGCATGCCGTGCCCTCTTCGAGCACCGATGGCGATCCGGCCGCCTGGCGCCACATCCCCACCCCCCACGCCATCGTCGTCGACTGCACCGCCACCGACGTCACCACCCCCCACCTCCGCGCCGCCCTCGAACGCGGCTGGGACATCGTCCTGGCGAACAAGCTGCCGCTCGCCGGAACATGCGACGACTTCACCTTCCTCACCGGCAACGGCGTCGACGCAGGCGAGGACGTCGTGCCGGGACGGCGCGGGCGGGCGCGGTGGGAGGCCACCGTCGGCGCCGGCGTGCCGCTGATCGCCACGCTGTCGCGCCTCGTCGCGGCGGACGACGCGGTGGCGCGGATCGAGGGCACGTTCAGCGGGACGTTGAACTACGTGGCGAGCGAGCTGCGCGCCGGCCGGCCGCTGTCGGGAATCGTCCGCGAGGCGATGGCGCGCGGCTTCACCGAGCCGGATCCGCGCACGGACCTCGGCGGGCACGACATGGCGCGCAAGGCGCTGATCCTGGCGCGGATGCTCGGCTGGGAGATCGGCTTGGACGATGTCGACGTCCGCGGCCTGTACCCGCCCGAGTGGGATGACCCGGCGCACCCGGATCACGTCGCCGACGTCGAGATGTTCCTGCGCCGCGTGCCCACGCTGGATGCGCCGACGGCGGAACGTGTCGCGGCGGCCCAAGCCTCCGGCGGCGTGTACCGGTTGATCGCGACGATCGCCGACGGCCGCGCCGCCGTTGCGCCGGCCGTCGTGCCCGCCGACAGCCCGCTCGGCCGCCTCACCGGAACGGACAACCTCGTCGCGTTCCACAGCCGGTGGTATGACCCGTCGCCGCTCGTGCTGCAGGGGCGCGGGGCGGGGGTGGAGGCGACGGCGTCGGGGGTGCTGGCGGACGTCGTCGATCTGGCGATGCGACGGGGTGGAACGACCGCACCTGTCGCGAAAGCATGA
- a CDS encoding triose-phosphate isomerase yields MRRPLIAGNWKMHKTVAEARALAGAVVDGVAASSMADRDDRLGCDVVLCPPFTALAAVADVVRGSDASGDDARGSGVYVGAQDAFWGDAGAFTGAVAMPMVAELASHVIVGHSERRTLFGETDDGVNRKVHAAFAHNLVPIVCVGETAAARDEGRADAVVLGQLDAATDGIAPDEAERLVVAYEPVWAIGTGRACDAGEAARIAALVRARLAEAFGDRVGRSVRALYGGSVNPGNIAAYLAAEDVDGALVGGASLDAASFLALVNAARN; encoded by the coding sequence TTGCGCAGACCCCTGATCGCCGGTAACTGGAAGATGCACAAGACCGTCGCCGAAGCGCGCGCGCTCGCCGGCGCGGTCGTCGACGGCGTCGCTGCCTCGTCGATGGCGGATCGAGACGATCGATTGGGCTGCGACGTCGTCCTCTGCCCTCCGTTCACCGCGCTGGCCGCCGTCGCCGACGTCGTGCGCGGCAGTGACGCGAGTGGCGACGACGCCCGCGGCAGCGGCGTGTACGTCGGCGCCCAGGACGCCTTCTGGGGCGACGCGGGCGCGTTCACCGGCGCGGTGGCGATGCCGATGGTGGCCGAACTCGCCTCGCACGTCATCGTCGGCCACTCCGAACGCCGCACGCTGTTCGGCGAGACGGACGACGGCGTGAACCGCAAGGTCCATGCGGCGTTCGCGCACAACCTCGTGCCGATCGTGTGCGTCGGCGAGACGGCCGCGGCGCGGGACGAGGGGCGGGCGGACGCCGTCGTCCTCGGCCAGTTGGACGCGGCGACAGACGGTATCGCGCCGGATGAAGCCGAGCGGCTGGTCGTGGCGTACGAGCCCGTCTGGGCGATCGGCACCGGGCGGGCGTGCGATGCCGGTGAGGCGGCGCGCATCGCGGCGTTGGTGCGGGCGCGGCTGGCCGAGGCGTTCGGCGACCGCGTCGGACGAAGCGTGCGCGCGTTGTACGGGGGCTCGGTCAATCCCGGCAACATCGCCGCCTACCTGGCCGCCGAAGACGTCGATGGCGCGCTCGTCGGCGGCGCCTCGCTCGACGCAGCGAGCTTCCTCGCGCTGGTGAACGCCGCGCGAAATTGA